A genomic region of Candidatus Deferrimicrobium sp. contains the following coding sequences:
- the thrS gene encoding threonine--tRNA ligase: MTLLELARKEGKAKVAIAARVDGVVMDLARPIPDGAKVEWVLPADPDGVEILRHSTAHVMAAAVKELFPGALITIGPAIENGFYYDFDVETPFTPEDLVRIEARMREIVKADHPFVREEVTKEKARALFPGEPYKEELLADIPDETVSLYRMGNFLDLCRGPHVPGTGRVGVFHLMNTAGAYWRGDSKNKMLTRIYGVAFASKKELDEHLRILEEIKKRDHRKLGRELDLFSVTDDIGPGLILWHPKGAVVRRVMEDFWRDEHAKAGYELVFSPQIARLDLWRISGHTDFYRQAMFSPIDIEGQEYQLKPMNCPFHIQIYKSRMRSYRDLPIRYAELGTVYRYEPSGTLHGLLRVRGFTQDDAHLFLRPDQLDEEIFTLLDFTLFVLRAFGFERYDIYLSTRPEKYAGSLEHWDLAESALRKALERKELPFEVDPGEGVFYGPKIDIKIKDMLGRSWQCSTIQVDFNNPERFDATYVADDGTPRRAIMIHRALMGSLERFFGVLVEHHAGAFPVWLAPVQADVVPVTEKQNAFAREVVAALRAGGFRAEGDYRNEKLGYKIRESQVNKVPYALVVGEREAEAQIVSPRRRGGEQLPPMPIEAFIERLRGEAVNRTE, encoded by the coding sequence ATGACGCTCCTCGAGCTGGCCAGGAAAGAAGGGAAGGCGAAGGTCGCCATTGCCGCCAGGGTGGACGGCGTGGTGATGGACCTCGCGCGCCCGATTCCCGACGGGGCGAAGGTCGAATGGGTCCTTCCGGCCGACCCGGACGGGGTGGAGATCCTTCGCCACAGCACGGCCCACGTCATGGCCGCCGCCGTAAAGGAGCTCTTCCCCGGGGCGCTGATCACGATCGGGCCGGCCATCGAAAACGGGTTCTACTACGACTTCGACGTCGAGACGCCGTTCACCCCGGAGGACCTCGTCCGGATCGAGGCGCGGATGCGGGAGATCGTCAAGGCCGATCATCCGTTCGTTCGTGAAGAGGTGACGAAGGAGAAGGCCCGCGCCCTGTTCCCGGGAGAGCCGTACAAGGAGGAGCTGCTCGCCGACATCCCCGATGAAACCGTTTCCCTCTACCGTATGGGAAATTTCCTCGACCTGTGCCGGGGGCCGCACGTACCGGGGACCGGCCGGGTGGGGGTGTTCCACCTGATGAACACCGCGGGGGCCTACTGGCGAGGAGATTCGAAGAACAAGATGCTAACGCGGATCTACGGGGTCGCCTTCGCTTCGAAAAAGGAGCTGGACGAGCACCTGCGGATCCTCGAAGAGATCAAGAAACGGGATCACCGAAAGCTGGGTCGGGAGCTCGACCTGTTCAGCGTGACCGACGACATCGGCCCCGGGCTCATCCTCTGGCACCCGAAGGGCGCGGTCGTCCGCAGGGTCATGGAGGATTTCTGGCGGGACGAGCACGCGAAGGCGGGATACGAACTGGTCTTCTCCCCCCAAATCGCGCGACTCGACCTTTGGCGGATCAGCGGGCACACGGATTTCTACCGGCAGGCGATGTTCTCCCCGATCGACATCGAGGGGCAGGAGTACCAGCTGAAGCCGATGAACTGCCCCTTCCACATCCAGATCTACAAGTCCCGCATGCGGTCGTATCGCGACCTGCCGATCCGCTACGCGGAACTGGGCACGGTGTACCGCTACGAGCCGTCCGGGACGCTGCACGGGCTGCTCCGCGTGCGGGGCTTCACCCAGGACGATGCTCATCTGTTTCTGCGCCCCGACCAGCTCGACGAGGAGATCTTCACCCTCCTCGATTTCACGCTCTTCGTGCTGCGGGCGTTCGGGTTCGAGCGGTATGACATCTACCTTTCCACCCGCCCGGAGAAATACGCGGGATCGCTCGAACACTGGGACCTCGCCGAGAGCGCCCTCCGGAAGGCTCTCGAGCGGAAGGAGCTTCCCTTCGAGGTCGACCCGGGAGAAGGGGTTTTCTACGGGCCGAAGATCGACATCAAGATCAAGGACATGCTGGGACGATCCTGGCAATGCTCCACGATCCAGGTCGACTTCAACAATCCCGAGCGGTTCGACGCGACGTATGTCGCCGACGACGGCACACCGCGACGAGCGATCATGATCCACCGCGCGCTGATGGGATCGCTGGAGAGGTTTTTCGGCGTCCTGGTGGAGCACCATGCGGGGGCCTTCCCGGTATGGCTCGCCCCGGTGCAGGCCGATGTCGTCCCGGTGACGGAGAAACAGAACGCGTTCGCGCGGGAGGTCGTCGCGGCGCTACGCGCCGGCGGATTCCGCGCGGAGGGCGATTACCGCAACGAAAAGCTGGGGTACAAGATCCGCGAGTCCCAGGTGAACAAGGTGCCGTACGCGCTCGTCGTGGGCGAGCGCGAGGCCGAAGCGCAAATCGTTTCACCGCGTCGGCGCGGAGGGGAGCAACTGCCCCCCATGCCGATCGAGGCGTTCATCGAACGTCTCCGCGGCGAGGCGGTCAACCGGACGGAGTAA
- a CDS encoding 50S ribosomal protein L20, protein MPRVKRAVHSHKKRRSVLKLAKGFRGGHGSLLRSAKEAVARALRYA, encoded by the coding sequence ATGCCTCGCGTAAAAAGAGCCGTACATTCGCACAAGAAGCGCCGCTCGGTCCTCAAGCTTGCGAAGGGGTTCCGCGGCGGCCACGGCAGCCTGCTCCGCTCCGCGAAGGAAGCCGTCGCGCGCGCGCTGCGATATGC
- the rpmI gene encoding 50S ribosomal protein L35 — MPKMKSNRGASKRFRATGAGGIKRAKSGKSHILTTKDRKRKRGLRKSALVHSTNEKSIRRLLPYL; from the coding sequence ATGCCGAAGATGAAATCGAACCGCGGCGCAAGCAAGCGGTTTCGCGCGACGGGAGCGGGCGGGATCAAGCGCGCAAAGTCCGGGAAGAGCCACATCCTGACGACGAAGGACCGGAAGCGGAAGCGCGGGCTTCGCAAGTCGGCCCTGGTCCACTCGACGAACGAGAAGTCGATCCGCCGCCTGCTGCCGTACCTTTAA
- the infC gene encoding translation initiation factor IF-3, which yields MAKESRINEQIQVPEVRLVGPEGEQLGVVNTLEALQRARAQDLDLVEVAPMAVPPVCRIMDFGKFKYITSKREQEARKKQTVIQVKEIKVRPKTEEHDLNTKLKHIRRFLEEGDKVKVTVRFRGRELAYASQSGFEVLKHIVEAIADVAKVESAPKMEGKTMMAIVSPTVHKKKPIGGEKPQAAAPTTTAPAAAPKPATPDPTAPPAQKQEG from the coding sequence ATCGCCAAGGAATCCAGAATCAACGAGCAGATCCAGGTACCGGAAGTTCGACTCGTGGGCCCGGAAGGGGAGCAGTTGGGTGTCGTGAACACGTTGGAGGCGCTCCAGCGCGCGAGGGCCCAGGATCTCGACCTTGTCGAAGTGGCTCCCATGGCCGTGCCTCCTGTCTGCCGGATCATGGATTTCGGCAAGTTCAAGTACATCACGAGCAAGCGGGAGCAGGAGGCGAGGAAGAAGCAGACCGTCATCCAGGTCAAGGAGATCAAGGTCCGTCCGAAGACGGAAGAGCACGACCTGAATACGAAGCTCAAACATATCCGCCGCTTCCTCGAGGAGGGCGACAAGGTCAAGGTGACCGTCCGGTTTCGCGGGCGGGAACTCGCCTACGCCTCGCAGAGCGGCTTCGAGGTCCTGAAGCACATCGTGGAAGCGATCGCCGACGTCGCGAAGGTGGAGTCGGCTCCGAAGATGGAAGGGAAGACGATGATGGCCATCGTCTCCCCGACGGTGCACAAGAAGAAGCCGATCGGCGGCGAAAAGCCGCAGGCGGCGGCACCGACGACGACCGCACCGGCGGCGGCGCCGAAGCCGGCGACGCCGGATCCGACCGCGCCACCGGCGCAGAAACAGGAGGGGTAG